The following are from one region of the Candidatus Hydrogenedentota bacterium genome:
- a CDS encoding radical SAM protein, with translation MEHLIRQVLLRSFTGEREVLLKKRIPSREELRAKLESIKTIGLYLHIPFCEQICPYCPYNKQIYRRNLAEGYVHAVKKEMDAYAEILGDKAITSVYIGGGTPTTMLHAGLVDLVRHMRDDFNLQCDIHMESHPNHLSAANLNVIKTMGVQHLSIGVESLLEKHLTTLCRPYTAKEVKEVVGRAVKYGFKCVNADVMFALPGQTYSEIEETGYELVALGVQQVAAYPLFRFPYTPFGKNGNARNHGILPSLKRRRMLAILERIFYQAGYERSSVWAFTRRGVPRYCSVTVPLYVGLGASGGSYLKDVFYLNTFDAAEYVKAIDERGTAIALSLDLSERMQRAGWLYWRIYETKFRKSDYQERFGENIDTAYGEYLRLFRLLGFLRDDGEQIVLTDRGSFWLHAWEDILSIDYISKLWGTSKRDPWPEKVVL, from the coding sequence ATGGAACATCTAATTCGACAGGTTCTCCTTAGAAGTTTCACCGGAGAGCGGGAAGTCCTTCTCAAGAAGAGGATCCCGTCTCGCGAGGAACTCAGGGCAAAGCTCGAGAGTATTAAAACAATCGGCTTGTATCTTCATATCCCATTCTGCGAGCAGATATGCCCGTATTGCCCCTATAACAAACAGATATATCGTCGCAACCTTGCGGAGGGATATGTCCATGCCGTCAAAAAGGAAATGGACGCGTACGCTGAGATCTTAGGCGACAAGGCCATTACGTCCGTCTACATAGGCGGCGGGACCCCAACCACCATGCTTCATGCCGGCCTGGTCGATCTGGTCAGGCACATGCGTGACGACTTCAATCTGCAATGCGACATCCACATGGAAAGCCACCCCAATCACCTGAGCGCCGCCAATCTGAACGTGATCAAGACCATGGGCGTGCAACATCTGAGCATCGGCGTCGAATCCCTGCTGGAGAAGCATCTCACAACCTTGTGCCGGCCCTACACGGCCAAGGAAGTCAAAGAGGTGGTAGGCCGAGCGGTCAAATACGGGTTCAAATGCGTGAATGCGGACGTCATGTTCGCCCTTCCTGGCCAGACCTACAGTGAGATCGAAGAGACCGGGTATGAGTTGGTGGCGTTGGGCGTTCAGCAGGTTGCCGCCTACCCTCTGTTCCGTTTTCCTTATACTCCCTTTGGGAAAAACGGCAACGCACGGAATCACGGAATCCTCCCCAGCCTCAAGAGACGAAGAATGCTGGCCATTCTCGAGAGGATCTTCTATCAGGCGGGGTACGAAAGAAGTTCAGTGTGGGCGTTCACTCGGCGCGGAGTGCCCAGGTACTGTTCGGTGACGGTGCCACTTTACGTGGGTTTGGGCGCGAGCGGCGGGTCTTATCTCAAGGACGTGTTCTATCTGAACACCTTCGACGCGGCCGAGTACGTGAAGGCAATCGATGAACGTGGGACGGCCATCGCGCTGTCACTCGACCTGTCCGAGAGAATGCAGCGAGCGGGATGGCTATACTGGCGAATCTATGAGACCAAGTTCAGGAAATCCGATTATCAGGAGAGGTTCGGCGAGAACATCGACACCGCGTACGGCGAGTATCTGAGACTCTTCAGACTCCTCGGTTTCCTCCGCGACGACGGTGAACAGATTGTGCTTACAGACAGGGGCTCGTTCTGGCTCCACGCATGGGAAGACATCCTGTCCATTGATTACATCAGCAAGCTGTGGGGCACATCCAAACGCGATCCATGGCCGGAAAAGGTAGTCCTGTAG
- a CDS encoding efflux RND transporter periplasmic adaptor subunit translates to MAAVAAVVVVAIKVAPSEAKTQANGAQQRVPQVSVRVLKSETVEDRLVLTGSVQPWEEVVLSSEVRGKIEWKGVEQGDAVQTGQELYRVDTLSIRARLQQAQAQHKLSLQELERIDRLAKSGAGTPQSLDGAVANRDVADSLLRILEIEVENSVVKAPFDGIADTVLIDQDEFVDVGTPLVRLVQVHKVKVMFGIPERDIPHFKIGDSVRVRMDAIEDRTFSGVIYRIATSADMSTHTFKAEVEVDNAEGLLKPGMIARGAFVRETYPDSLMIPLFTAILLDDQRVAFIEKDGIAELRPIQVGLVQGSSVQVTGGLAPGERLIVKGQYEARPGEKVDVQEVLE, encoded by the coding sequence ATGGCTGCTGTCGCGGCCGTCGTGGTGGTTGCCATCAAAGTGGCGCCATCCGAGGCCAAGACGCAAGCGAACGGGGCGCAGCAGCGCGTTCCCCAGGTGAGCGTTCGCGTGCTGAAAAGCGAGACGGTCGAGGACCGGCTGGTGCTTACGGGCAGCGTGCAGCCCTGGGAAGAGGTGGTCCTGAGCTCGGAGGTCCGCGGGAAGATCGAATGGAAGGGCGTTGAGCAGGGTGACGCAGTGCAAACGGGCCAGGAACTCTATCGCGTAGATACACTATCAATTCGAGCGCGTCTTCAACAGGCTCAGGCGCAGCATAAACTGTCGCTGCAGGAGCTCGAACGCATCGACCGGCTCGCCAAGAGTGGGGCGGGAACGCCTCAAAGCCTGGATGGCGCCGTTGCGAATCGTGATGTGGCGGACTCTTTGCTCCGTATACTTGAGATCGAAGTCGAGAACAGCGTTGTGAAGGCGCCTTTCGATGGTATTGCGGATACCGTTCTGATTGACCAGGATGAGTTTGTTGACGTCGGCACCCCTCTGGTGCGTCTTGTCCAGGTGCACAAGGTGAAGGTCATGTTCGGCATTCCCGAGCGCGACATTCCCCATTTCAAGATCGGCGACAGCGTTCGTGTGCGTATGGACGCCATCGAGGACCGTACCTTCAGCGGCGTGATATACCGAATTGCGACGAGTGCCGACATGAGCACGCACACCTTCAAGGCGGAAGTGGAAGTCGATAACGCCGAAGGCCTCCTGAAACCCGGCATGATCGCCCGGGGCGCCTTTGTGCGTGAGACCTATCCCGACTCGCTCATGATACCGCTGTTTACGGCAATTCTGCTGGATGATCAACGCGTGGCCTTTATTGAAAAAGACGGGATTGCCGAGCTGCGCCCCATCCAGGTGGGGCTTGTGCAGGGCAGTTCCGTGCAGGTCACCGGGGGCCTGGCGCCGGGCGAGCGCCTGATTGTAAAGGGGCAGTATGAAGCCCGTCCCGGGGAGAAAGTGGACGTCCAGGAAGTCCTTGAATGA
- a CDS encoding MFS transporter codes for MKRLSSLQLFFFAEVFMAASMGINESIFNNYLSDTFHMTAEARGGLEFPRELPGFLVVVFAGVLGAVPLTRLGALAAITFAVGTAGLALAGNSYLFMIATMLVCSAGMHLVTPVSHSLVIAMSEENRRGFRLGQLGGIGTLGMIMGTGFVWLTFDRDAPQYMVGFFCAAAGAVLVSAIYTRLRVPGIHYKRSFLVVRRKFWLYYLLEFLFGARKQIFITFGPWVLIHVYGLTPVDIAFLLMLAACIGLLFKPLAGWMMDRWGERVVMVGDGFVLSAVCLGYGYAGGFPGGPAVALAIAGACYILDNLLFALSTGRTVYISRLASSSAELTGTLSLGVTINHSASMVIPFWAGLMWKTMGYQMVFTFAAVLALGISGFSWLVPGKRSRALLGGQSV; via the coding sequence GTGAAACGCCTCTCTTCGCTTCAGTTGTTCTTCTTCGCTGAGGTCTTCATGGCCGCGTCGATGGGAATCAACGAGTCGATTTTCAACAATTACTTATCGGATACTTTTCATATGACGGCGGAAGCGCGTGGGGGGCTCGAGTTTCCCCGCGAGCTGCCCGGATTCCTGGTGGTTGTGTTTGCGGGGGTCCTTGGAGCGGTTCCTTTGACGCGGCTGGGCGCCCTCGCCGCGATAACGTTTGCGGTGGGAACGGCCGGCCTCGCGCTTGCCGGCAACTCCTACCTCTTCATGATTGCCACAATGCTGGTCTGCAGCGCCGGGATGCACCTCGTCACCCCCGTATCGCATTCCCTCGTGATCGCCATGAGCGAAGAGAACCGGCGAGGATTCCGGCTTGGGCAACTGGGAGGGATAGGGACGTTGGGCATGATCATGGGGACAGGGTTTGTGTGGTTAACCTTCGACCGGGATGCCCCTCAGTATATGGTGGGGTTCTTCTGTGCGGCGGCAGGCGCTGTCCTTGTGTCGGCCATCTACACGCGGCTGAGGGTGCCGGGAATCCACTATAAACGGTCTTTTCTGGTGGTGCGCCGGAAGTTCTGGCTCTATTACCTGTTGGAGTTTCTATTCGGGGCCCGCAAACAAATCTTCATCACCTTTGGGCCATGGGTCCTGATACATGTATACGGCCTGACGCCGGTGGACATCGCGTTTCTGTTGATGCTTGCGGCCTGTATCGGATTGTTGTTCAAGCCGCTGGCAGGATGGATGATGGACCGCTGGGGCGAACGTGTCGTAATGGTTGGCGATGGGTTCGTGCTTTCCGCTGTATGCCTGGGTTACGGGTATGCGGGAGGATTTCCCGGCGGACCTGCCGTCGCATTGGCGATTGCAGGCGCGTGTTATATTCTCGACAACCTGCTTTTTGCCTTAAGCACCGGGCGGACGGTGTATATATCGCGCCTGGCGTCATCGTCGGCTGAGTTGACGGGCACGTTGTCGCTGGGCGTCACAATAAACCATAGCGCCTCGATGGTCATCCCCTTCTGGGCGGGGCTTATGTGGAAGACGATGGGTTACCAAATGGTATTCACCTTCGCCGCCGTGTTGGCGCTCGGAATCTCGGGGTTCTCCTGGCTTGTTCCTGGCAAACGGTCGCGCGCGCTGCTTGGGGGACAGAGTGTCTAG
- a CDS encoding TetR/AcrR family transcriptional regulator, with amino-acid sequence MGKAQQKSRACHVNDAEARLLKSALSLFSRKGYEGASVREIIEEAGVTRPVLYYYFKNKEDLFRQLVRKCLTELVAESDRILGQVEGCKACLEQLICSAFERAERNLDEVRLLIHVIFKPPGQVPNMLDEPLLDAWFSCLVKVMKEGLETGELTRGEPEALALAFNALMDFHMMVKSRFPAVTLAPELGKALVDLFLHGAGSREAGRLPLLKPYEHELYSYSEFCGAE; translated from the coding sequence ATGGGGAAAGCACAACAAAAGTCGCGAGCGTGTCATGTCAACGATGCCGAAGCGCGTCTTCTTAAGAGCGCCCTAAGTCTTTTTTCTAGAAAGGGTTACGAGGGGGCTAGTGTTCGCGAAATCATCGAGGAGGCCGGTGTAACCAGGCCGGTTCTCTACTATTATTTCAAGAACAAAGAAGACCTCTTCCGGCAATTGGTACGTAAATGCTTGACAGAGCTGGTTGCGGAAAGTGACAGAATTCTTGGTCAAGTAGAAGGGTGCAAGGCCTGTCTCGAGCAGTTGATTTGCAGTGCGTTTGAGCGCGCAGAACGGAATCTGGATGAAGTGCGGCTGCTGATTCACGTGATTTTCAAACCTCCTGGCCAAGTGCCCAATATGCTTGACGAACCATTGCTTGATGCGTGGTTTTCATGTTTGGTGAAAGTAATGAAAGAGGGTCTCGAGACGGGCGAGTTGACAAGAGGGGAACCGGAAGCGCTGGCCCTCGCTTTTAACGCGCTGATGGACTTTCACATGATGGTGAAGTCGCGCTTTCCCGCCGTTACGCTTGCACCGGAATTGGGCAAGGCCTTAGTTGACCTTTTCTTGCACGGGGCCGGCTCTCGTGAAGCAGGGCGGCTTCCGTTGTTGAAACCGTATGAACATGAGCTTTATAGCTATAGCGAATTTTGCGGAGCCGAGTGA
- a CDS encoding Gfo/Idh/MocA family oxidoreductase codes for MSVGESFDVTIVGGGMITNDLLLPSIYHLQRLGMVGSVSICALNNRPLKALKESPQLEEAFPGQGFTPYPALDGSGDEDAPNLYKEVIARMPRHNAVVVAMPDQLHYPVVMEALTHNQHVLCVKPLVLKYAQAVEIEELAREKGLFVGVEYHKRFDRRALIARRHYEQGHFGEFVMGEAKLLEPYLYRYSNFQNWFTCENTDPFVYIGCHYVDLTYFITDLKPAGVSVHGVKGTFPNGNVGYMWSQARVVFENEAVLSVINGLGYPDEGAGPNEQGLVIYCEGDGKTGLFQHNDQFRGVSHSYMRGIGTGGTVFNYINPDFFQLGPWEGSGYKPMGYGFDSVAANLGAIGRIRAATRGLDENAALARRREIIAEIDAKRLIATPANSSVNELVTEAARMSILNGGDFVKIVYDGSPHIEPKG; via the coding sequence ATGTCTGTCGGAGAATCCTTTGATGTAACTATTGTTGGCGGGGGCATGATCACCAATGATTTGCTGCTGCCGTCGATTTACCACTTGCAGCGGCTGGGTATGGTCGGCAGCGTAAGCATTTGCGCGCTGAACAACCGGCCGCTCAAGGCGCTGAAAGAAAGCCCGCAGCTCGAAGAGGCATTTCCTGGACAGGGTTTCACGCCGTATCCCGCCTTGGATGGCTCAGGCGACGAAGATGCGCCCAATCTCTACAAAGAGGTGATAGCCCGGATGCCGCGGCACAATGCGGTGGTAGTCGCCATGCCCGACCAGTTGCACTATCCGGTAGTGATGGAGGCCCTGACTCACAACCAGCATGTTCTATGCGTGAAACCCCTGGTGCTCAAGTATGCTCAGGCGGTCGAAATCGAGGAGTTGGCGCGCGAAAAGGGGCTTTTTGTCGGGGTCGAGTACCATAAGCGCTTCGACAGGCGCGCGCTCATCGCGCGGCGCCACTACGAACAAGGCCATTTCGGCGAGTTTGTGATGGGGGAAGCCAAACTGCTCGAGCCTTACCTGTACCGCTACTCGAACTTTCAGAATTGGTTCACTTGCGAGAACACCGACCCCTTCGTTTACATCGGTTGCCACTACGTGGACCTGACGTACTTCATTACGGACCTGAAGCCGGCGGGGGTCTCGGTGCACGGCGTGAAAGGCACTTTCCCCAATGGGAATGTGGGTTATATGTGGTCTCAGGCGCGGGTCGTATTCGAGAATGAGGCGGTGTTGTCGGTCATAAACGGCTTGGGGTACCCCGATGAGGGGGCGGGCCCCAACGAACAAGGGCTGGTCATTTACTGCGAGGGCGACGGGAAAACCGGCCTGTTCCAGCACAACGATCAATTTCGCGGGGTCAGCCACTCGTACATGCGCGGGATTGGCACGGGCGGAACCGTTTTCAATTACATCAACCCCGATTTCTTTCAACTGGGCCCGTGGGAAGGTTCGGGATACAAGCCTATGGGATACGGATTCGATTCCGTCGCGGCGAACCTGGGCGCAATTGGCCGAATACGCGCGGCGACGCGGGGTCTCGACGAAAACGCCGCGCTCGCGCGCCGGCGCGAAATCATTGCGGAGATCGATGCTAAACGCCTGATCGCCACGCCGGCGAACAGCAGCGTCAACGAATTGGTTACCGAAGCAGCCCGGATGTCGATACTCAACGGCGGGGATTTCGTCAAGATCGTGTATGACGGGTCACCCCACATCGAACCGAAAGGCTGA
- a CDS encoding branched-chain amino acid transaminase, whose amino-acid sequence MSKLMEPGQFVYFEGRYVPVEEAKVSVMTHSFNYGTGLFEGIRGYYSPGEDNVLIFRLADHIDRMVRNFNIMCMEVPETPDDMSRICVELVKRSKFREGVYIRPICYKSELSLGPRLSGIESRLCCYVIKLGEYCDIESGLDVVVSSWRRLSDNAIPSRAKSVGSYVNSSLAATEAKQAGFDEAIFLRQDGSVAEGSAMNMFIVMNGQLITTPPTADILVGVTRNTVIELARNELGIDVVERPIARTELYVCDEVFFCGTGAQVAPVRSVDRRLIGGGKPGPISRKLQELYFQVVMGKVDKYRSWCTPVY is encoded by the coding sequence ATGAGCAAGTTGATGGAGCCCGGGCAATTTGTCTATTTCGAAGGCCGCTATGTGCCGGTTGAGGAGGCCAAAGTCAGCGTTATGACGCATAGCTTCAACTATGGCACCGGTCTCTTTGAAGGAATTCGCGGCTACTATTCGCCGGGCGAGGATAACGTGTTGATTTTCCGGTTGGCGGACCATATTGACCGCATGGTTCGGAACTTCAACATCATGTGCATGGAGGTCCCGGAAACCCCCGACGATATGTCGCGGATTTGCGTCGAATTGGTGAAGCGGAGCAAATTCCGGGAAGGCGTCTATATTCGTCCTATCTGCTACAAGAGCGAATTATCTCTGGGGCCTCGTCTGAGCGGCATAGAGAGCCGCCTATGCTGCTACGTAATCAAGCTGGGCGAGTATTGCGACATTGAATCCGGACTGGACGTGGTTGTCTCCTCTTGGCGGCGTCTTTCGGACAACGCAATTCCCAGCCGTGCCAAGAGTGTCGGAAGTTACGTGAATTCGTCGCTGGCCGCGACCGAAGCGAAGCAGGCCGGTTTTGATGAGGCAATCTTCTTGCGCCAGGACGGAAGCGTCGCGGAAGGCAGCGCGATGAATATGTTCATTGTCATGAATGGCCAGTTGATTACAACGCCGCCGACCGCGGACATCCTTGTGGGAGTCACCCGGAACACCGTAATCGAATTGGCGCGCAACGAACTGGGCATCGATGTGGTGGAACGGCCAATAGCCCGAACCGAGCTGTACGTCTGCGATGAGGTGTTTTTCTGCGGCACGGGGGCGCAGGTAGCGCCGGTGAGGTCGGTGGACCGGCGTCTCATTGGCGGCGGGAAGCCCGGGCCGATTTCGCGCAAGCTTCAAGAACTCTATTTCCAGGTGGTCATGGGCAAGGTAGACAAATACCGGTCGTGGTGCACTCCCGTGTACTGA
- a CDS encoding radical SAM protein, producing MSSDRKTRSEEGASQHGNKTPQARRAAVKASLYGLGYILQHHFLGKTAPLIRGLVLTNRCNLRCEHCRVTDRGHRDLDFAEVVAAIDAFYREGGRCLYLEGGEPFLWHDGQNGLDDVVDYAHQLGFLTVVIYTNGTFPIRTSADTVFVSVDGLRETHDALRGESFDRIMGNIQGSGHPSLFINYTINSRNKDEIDAFCEYVHRIKQIRAVFFYFHTAYYGHDGLHIDTDEKRRILQALLSLRRRYRILNSRAGLLSASRNDWRRPLDVCSVYEKGVVYECCRYAGDPELCRDCGYLSYAEIDQTLKMKPSAIFSALKYF from the coding sequence ATGTCATCCGACCGGAAAACGCGGAGTGAAGAGGGCGCCTCGCAACACGGAAACAAGACGCCACAAGCGCGGCGTGCCGCTGTGAAAGCGTCCTTGTACGGTTTGGGATACATCCTTCAACATCATTTCCTTGGAAAGACTGCGCCACTGATTCGTGGGCTGGTACTCACAAACCGGTGCAATCTACGATGTGAGCATTGCAGAGTGACAGATCGCGGCCATCGGGACCTGGATTTCGCGGAAGTCGTCGCGGCGATAGACGCCTTTTACCGCGAAGGGGGCCGTTGCCTATATCTTGAAGGCGGCGAACCGTTTCTCTGGCATGACGGGCAGAACGGCCTCGATGATGTCGTTGACTACGCTCATCAGCTCGGGTTCTTGACGGTCGTCATCTACACCAACGGCACGTTCCCCATCCGGACCTCCGCCGACACGGTGTTTGTCAGTGTAGATGGCCTTCGAGAGACCCATGACGCGCTTCGTGGAGAATCCTTCGACCGTATCATGGGCAACATTCAGGGCTCGGGGCATCCGTCTCTATTCATTAACTACACGATCAACAGCCGCAACAAAGACGAGATTGACGCGTTCTGTGAATACGTGCACCGCATCAAGCAAATCCGAGCAGTGTTCTTCTACTTCCATACGGCGTACTACGGACACGACGGCCTCCATATCGACACCGACGAAAAACGCCGCATCCTGCAAGCGCTGCTGAGTCTTCGCAGAAGATACAGGATTTTAAACTCTCGGGCGGGACTGCTCTCGGCTTCGAGAAACGATTGGAGGCGGCCGCTGGACGTTTGCTCCGTATATGAAAAGGGCGTCGTCTATGAATGTTGCAGGTACGCGGGCGACCCCGAGCTATGCCGCGATTGCGGATACCTCAGTTACGCAGAGATCGATCAGACGTTGAAGATGAAGCCGTCGGCCATATTCAGCGCTCTCAAGTATTTTTGA
- a CDS encoding DegT/DnrJ/EryC1/StrS family aminotransferase — protein sequence MTSMTSSGLALLGGTPVRGVDKTWPSWPVFDDTERQALLEVFDSGKWWYGERVKRFEGEFAAFQDAAYCVTATSGTTAGEVLLQAIGLEPGDEVIVPPYTFYATASMVVRKGGVPIFVDIDDSWCMDPNLIEAAITRRTKAIMPVHLGGRVCDMDRINAIAAKRGLLVLEDACHSWGGKWKGKGTGALGKAGIFSFQASKNINAAEGGAILSDDEELAELCRSITNCGRSKGGAWYSHPNLGTNARLTEFQGAILSAQIARLEMQTLTREKNAAILNKELAKIEGLTPQPGDSRMTRRAYHLYCLRIDPETFGVSRDKMIEAARAEGLPLISEGYAIPLYEQPSIKNAKDAPDYSKQECPVARDICTRSGIWIGHSALLGSEEDMRDIVAIFAKVKKHAEALKRA from the coding sequence ATGACATCCATGACCTCTTCGGGACTTGCCTTGCTGGGCGGAACCCCCGTGCGAGGCGTCGACAAGACATGGCCCTCGTGGCCGGTTTTCGATGACACCGAACGCCAGGCGCTGCTCGAGGTGTTCGACAGCGGCAAATGGTGGTATGGAGAACGCGTGAAGCGCTTCGAGGGGGAATTCGCGGCGTTTCAGGATGCGGCGTACTGTGTGACCGCGACGAGCGGCACCACGGCAGGAGAGGTCCTCCTTCAAGCTATCGGGTTAGAACCCGGCGACGAAGTAATTGTTCCGCCTTACACGTTCTACGCAACGGCAAGCATGGTGGTGCGCAAAGGCGGCGTGCCCATATTCGTGGATATTGACGACTCATGGTGCATGGACCCCAATCTTATAGAAGCGGCCATAACGCGCCGCACCAAGGCCATCATGCCCGTGCATCTGGGCGGCCGCGTTTGTGACATGGACCGCATTAACGCTATCGCCGCCAAACGAGGGCTGTTGGTGCTCGAGGATGCCTGCCATTCCTGGGGCGGCAAATGGAAGGGAAAAGGCACGGGCGCGCTCGGTAAGGCCGGCATCTTCAGTTTCCAGGCGTCAAAGAATATCAATGCGGCGGAAGGCGGCGCGATCCTGAGCGATGACGAGGAATTGGCTGAGCTCTGCCGGTCTATCACGAACTGCGGACGGTCCAAAGGAGGAGCGTGGTACTCCCATCCCAACCTCGGGACCAATGCGCGCCTGACCGAGTTTCAGGGGGCGATCTTGAGCGCACAGATCGCGCGGCTCGAAATGCAAACGCTCACCCGGGAAAAGAATGCGGCCATTTTGAACAAAGAACTGGCCAAGATCGAGGGGCTTACCCCCCAACCGGGCGACAGCCGTATGACGCGCAGAGCCTATCACCTGTATTGCCTGAGGATTGACCCCGAAACGTTCGGCGTTTCTCGAGACAAGATGATCGAAGCCGCTCGGGCGGAAGGATTGCCCCTCATCAGTGAAGGGTATGCCATTCCGCTCTACGAACAGCCATCTATAAAGAACGCCAAAGACGCGCCTGACTACTCGAAACAGGAGTGTCCCGTCGCGCGCGACATCTGCACGCGCAGCGGGATCTGGATCGGCCACTCGGCTCTCCTGGGTTCGGAAGAAGATATGCGGGACATCGTCGCCATCTTCGCCAAAGTCAAAAAACACGCGGAGGCCCTGAAACGGGCGTGA
- a CDS encoding class II aldolase/adducin family protein, with product MENERALREAICNVGRRLWEKGFVAATDGNISVRLSDERFLCTPSGVSKGFMAPNDLIVADASGNKVSGQGGVTSEFRTHLAAYEEREDIRAVVHAHPPKAIAASLAGLSLAEPVLPELLLTLGGIPTAEYATPATGEGGEAIRKLIRICDAVLIEKHGSLTVGRDVLDAYHKLEKIEHAAEILLWANLLGRPEPLSSSEITALHRIQSVYAPGTRLFKPE from the coding sequence ATGGAAAACGAAAGGGCGTTGCGCGAAGCGATCTGCAATGTCGGACGCCGTTTGTGGGAAAAGGGCTTCGTGGCCGCCACGGACGGAAACATCAGCGTCCGCCTTTCCGACGAACGCTTCTTGTGTACGCCGAGCGGGGTCTCGAAAGGCTTCATGGCGCCGAATGACTTGATCGTCGCGGATGCCTCCGGGAACAAGGTATCGGGACAGGGCGGCGTCACGTCCGAGTTTCGAACTCATCTGGCTGCGTATGAAGAGCGCGAGGATATCCGAGCCGTCGTTCACGCCCATCCCCCGAAGGCTATAGCGGCATCGCTGGCCGGATTGTCTCTGGCGGAACCCGTCTTGCCCGAATTGCTCCTTACGCTTGGGGGTATTCCGACGGCGGAATACGCTACTCCGGCTACGGGGGAGGGGGGAGAGGCTATTCGGAAATTGATCCGGATATGCGACGCCGTGCTCATCGAGAAACATGGTTCTCTTACCGTTGGCCGGGATGTTCTTGATGCCTACCACAAGCTTGAGAAAATCGAGCACGCGGCTGAGATTCTTCTCTGGGCGAACCTGCTGGGCAGACCGGAACCCCTTTCCAGCAGTGAGATTACGGCGCTGCACCGCATTCAAAGCGTGTACGCGCCAGGAACCCGCCTATTCAAGCCCGAATAG
- a CDS encoding type IV pilus twitching motility protein PilT — protein sequence MPSLQKILTYAVKHGASDVHLTVGSPPAIRLDGIIRFVGEDPITNDDNLGFLDEIMMPEDKERFLRTGDSDQALSFPGLGRFRVNVLKQRNSVGIVMRHVKAKIPSFDELNLPPAIEKLAQMHRGLVLITGTTGSGKSTTLAAIIDKINTERRLHIVTIEDPIEFLHSNKKSIVTQREMHIDTHDFHTALRAVMREDPDVILIGEMRDAETFQAAMAAAETGHLVFSTLHTTNAMLTVDRIVDLFPSNQHTQIRSQLSLQLRACIAQRLLPSADGVGRVPAVEVMFNNPAIAQLIKENNVRQIPNVVAGGREDGMQTFNMSLYDLIKRGLVTEEQGMTASDNPDELAMNLQGITLSQGRGGIIRR from the coding sequence ATGCCTTCACTTCAGAAGATTCTGACATATGCCGTAAAACACGGCGCTTCGGACGTGCACCTGACGGTAGGGAGCCCGCCGGCAATACGCCTGGACGGCATCATCCGGTTCGTCGGCGAAGACCCAATTACCAATGACGACAACCTCGGGTTTCTCGACGAAATCATGATGCCGGAGGATAAGGAGCGGTTCTTGCGCACAGGGGATTCCGACCAGGCCCTCAGCTTCCCTGGGCTGGGCCGGTTCCGCGTCAACGTTCTCAAGCAGCGAAATTCAGTCGGCATTGTGATGCGTCACGTGAAGGCCAAGATCCCCAGTTTCGACGAACTGAATCTCCCCCCTGCGATCGAGAAACTGGCGCAAATGCACCGGGGTCTCGTCCTGATAACGGGAACCACCGGGAGCGGTAAGTCGACTACGCTTGCCGCCATCATCGACAAAATCAACACGGAACGCAGGCTCCACATCGTCACGATTGAGGATCCCATCGAGTTCCTTCACTCGAACAAAAAGAGCATTGTTACCCAGCGGGAGATGCACATCGACACGCATGACTTCCATACGGCGTTGCGGGCCGTCATGCGTGAAGATCCCGATGTTATCCTGATCGGCGAGATGCGTGACGCCGAGACCTTTCAGGCGGCCATGGCGGCCGCCGAAACGGGGCACCTTGTATTCAGCACCCTTCACACCACCAACGCCATGCTCACTGTGGACCGCATCGTCGACCTCTTTCCGTCGAATCAGCACACCCAGATCAGGTCCCAGTTATCCCTGCAACTGCGCGCCTGCATTGCGCAGCGCTTGCTCCCGAGCGCCGACGGCGTCGGCCGCGTCCCAGCGGTCGAGGTCATGTTCAATAACCCGGCTATCGCACAGTTGATCAAAGAAAATAACGTGCGGCAGATTCCCAACGTGGTCGCGGGCGGAAGAGAAGACGGGATGCAGACTTTCAACATGAGTCTCTACGACCTTATCAAGCGGGGACTCGTCACCGAAGAGCAGGGCATGACGGCCTCGGATAACCCCGATGAGCTGGCCATGAACCTTCAGGGAATCACGCTCAGCCAGGGCCGCGGCGGCATCATCCGCCGGTAA